GAACAAGCCCGACGTGATGATTGTACAGCTCCGCAAAGGGCAGCAGATCAAGGCACGGTGTGTTGCGCGCAAGGGATTCGCCAAGGAACACGCCAAGTGGTCGCCCGTGTCCGCGGTCGGCTTCGAGTACGACCCCCACAATGCCCTCCGGCACACCACGCTCTGGTACGAGCTGGACGCCAAGAAGGAGTGGCCGGAAAGCAAAAATGCGGGCGAGGAAGAGCCGCCGGCAGAAGGCGCGCCTTTTGACCCGAACCGCAAAGCAAACCGCTTCTACTTTGACGTGGAGTCGGTCGGAAGCATGCACCCTGCCGAGATTGTCGAGACGGGCCTCTCGCTTCTCGAGTACCGCACGGCACAGATCGTGCAGGAAATCGGGCTGCTCTACCAGCccaccgacgcggcgcccgagggCTTCGTGCCGTTTTAGTGTTTAGTCAGCATAGaatgcgcggcgagcgtaCCTGTCCATGGGCTCGATCGGGGAGGGTGTGCCTGATCTCCCGCTCGCAGCTGTTTCCGATATGGCTGCGAATTTGgacgcgcgaggcgacgtGATGGTGAATGCGGCGACACATGCTGGCTATGCAcccgagcttgcgcactGCTTTCCCCAGGGAGCCGGCAAGACGCGGATCATGCACTACTTCTCCGAATTCAtgccgcacggcgagccgcacaccccggcgacgatgcgccgatTTGTGCGCGAGTACTTTGTGCCGCAATCAACGCTGCGTATCCAGCTTCTGAACGAGGTCACGCACCTCACCAAAACCATTGACATTCCCTTTGCGGGCATTCCCCACTTTTTGGACATCTGTGAACGCAACAAGATCGTTtcgatgcgcgcgcacTTTGGCGATACCTTTGAGCACAGATGCGACCCAtccgtgccgccgccaccCGCACCGGTGTCGTACTCGACGCGCATCCCCGAACCGGTCGTGATGGGGAATACGTCGCACATTGTCGAGTCGCAGCAGATGCTACAGATTGCGACGTTTGTCAACAGCTGGCAGGGACAGCGTGTGGGCATGTTCCGTGCTCTTCTTGCACCATATACcaccgtcgagcgcgtcacCGCTCCGGCCGGCGCTGTGAGCAACGCGGACGGCACCATTCTGCAGCTCGAAACGCGTCTGCGCATCCAGTTTCTGTGCTTTACGACCCTTGCACAGTCGCTTCTCGTAccgacctcgtcgctctACTATGGCCTGGGGCCGCTTCAGGTTCCCGCGTCGATGGTCGAAGAGATTATTTCGTacggccagcgccgcgaaaAGCGGCGACATGCCATCGAAGAGGGGCGCACGGccaagcgccagcgcgtTGCAACCTCTTCTGAAAaggacgagagcgacgcggacaCCGACCCCGTGCTCGactcgcccgcgccgaccgagacgccgcCAAAAGaatcgccgccgccgcggttTACCGTTCCTTTGCAGAACGGGCCTCCGTTCCACCTGAATGAGTGGGGCGTGCCAGATGGGCTTATCTATGCTGTGGATGTATGTGTTTGTGCTCACCCAGATTGTCGACAGCGTGCACCGTCTGCAGGAGCTGATGGACATCTACCTCACCGAGGGGCGCGGGCCGATGGGTACGTTTCATTCCTAACACAATAGAGGTCCTCACTGCATtcaagcagcagcgcgagcgcgaacGCTCCGAGCAGCCGCCGAGCTTTATGCCGTCGAGCTTCTTGGACCAGTCGCCCCGTCACAGCCTCGTCGGCTACGACGGGGCTTCCGTGGCCAAGATCCGCCGTTAGGGTCTCGACACGTGATCGCGCGCGGACTGTGCCTCTTTAGCCCTGCATCTCTTGACATgacggccggcgacgaggcggggTTGTACGTCCCGCGCAACGCGCCCGTGTCATTCGGTGCACCATTCCTTAGCACTGGTGTGGTAACCAGGCGCCCCAGTTCGTGGCGCGACTGGAGCATATTCCCCTTGAACCTAAAACAATTATTTTATGTGTTTATAATGAATGGCATCGGCGCGATGATCATCAGTGGCGCGGCCAATTTCGGCGTAGCGTGTGCCATGTACCGCACGACCTCGCTGCCGATTCGCATCTGGGTCTTTAGCGAGAACACGATCGCGGGCGACATGGGCGTCACGGTGATTATCCAGCAGCTCATCACGATGATCATCACCTCGACGCTGTGCAACCACGATCTGCGCCACGGCATtcccgcgctcgagcacccgTGGCCGCCACTGCAGCACTTTCCGGCGAACCCCAGCCCAAACGGGTCGTTCCTCGGCACGGACCACCCCAAAGCGGTCGGCAACCAAGCGCCACTCTATATGGGCaacggcgagcagcgctcgcgcctCCAGCAATTCTGCCTCTGGTTCATCCGCGCGATGTGCACTGGCAGCGAGCGCAATGCATTCCTGCTCCGCGGCCTCACACTGCGCCAGCGTCTGGAGCGCCTGGTCTGGACCGCGGTCCAAGGCCTCTGGATGGCCGTGCTGACCTTCTGGTGGTACTGGCCGATCGCCATTGCGATCGTAGCGCCCATCTACCAAGGCGACAATTTGCAAGGAAAGTGGACCGCGCCCATCATCAAGTTGTTGTTTGGCGGCATCATGGGCCTGCTGACCAACCCCATCatggcgctcctcgcgctcggcgccgaggcgaa
The sequence above is a segment of the Malassezia japonica chromosome 6, complete sequence genome. Coding sequences within it:
- a CDS encoding uncharacterized protein (COG:K; EggNog:ENOG503Q3JU), which encodes MAANLDARGDVMVNAATHAGYAPELAHCFPQGAGKTRIMHYFSEFMPHGEPHTPATMRRFVREYFVPQSTLRIQLLNEVTHLTKTIDIPFAGIPHFLDICERNKIVSMRAHFGDTFEHRCDPSVPPPPAPVSYSTRIPEPVVMGNTSHIVESQQMLQIATFVNSWQGQRVGMFRALLAPYTTVERVTAPAGAVSNADGTILQLETRLRIQFLCFTTLAQSLLVPTSSLYYGLGPLQVPASMVEEIISYGQRREKRRHAIEEGRTAKRQRVATSSEKDESDADTDPVLDSPAPTETPPKESPPPRFTVPLQNGPPFHLNEWGVPDGLIYAVDIVDSVHRLQELMDIYLTEGRGPMEVLTAFKQQRERERSEQPPSFMPSSFLDQSPRHSLVGYDGASVAKIRR
- a CDS encoding uncharacterized protein (TransMembrane:3 (o18-45i176-195o215-241i); EggNog:ENOG503P3K9; COG:S) gives rise to the protein MTAGDEAGFIFPLNLKQLFYVFIMNGIGAMIISGAANFGVACAMYRTTSLPIRIWVFSENTIAGDMGVTVIIQQLITMIITSTLCNHDLRHGIPALEHPWPPLQHFPANPSPNGSFLGTDHPKAVGNQAPLYMGNGEQRSRLQQFCLWFIRAMCTGSERNAFLLRGLTLRQRLERLVWTAVQGLWMAVLTFWWYWPIAIAIVAPIYQGDNLQGKWTAPIIKLLFGGIMGLLTNPIMALLALGAEANVRRTHPDLALWNEGEKGTGSDALHRDPEQQKGVLRNVHI